The DNA region AGGTACTTCTCTAACCCCGGCGGAGTTGATGGAGACGAGGATTGGTACGTGCGCGAGACGGATGAGGGTTATTACGTGCGAATGGAGATGGAGGGGCTTGATAAAGAGGACGTGAAGGTGTCGGTGAACGTGGAGGAGAACACTCTCAGCATCAAAGGCGAGGGCGGGTTCTGCAGCTTCCATCACCTGCCGGAGTTATGCAAGACCGACGGCGTGAAGGCGGAGATGAAGAACGGCGTGCTCAAGGTGGTTGTTCCGAAGGTCCGCGAACAGGACAGGGCTGAGTTGATTCATGTCAAGGTTGAGTAGTTTTGTAGAAACATATATACTAATTGGCAAATTGATTGCTTGCTCTTTTTAAATACATACACGTACTTATTGGTTTCTTTGATGTTTGAGATTGGACGAACGCTCATGTTTTGAGATTAAGGTCAGGAATTAATTACGATTTGGATTGGCTTATAATCAGGTAGCGATAACGAAACTAAACAAGATCAAGTTGCTGTCTTAGACAACAGTTAGGCGGTGATTTCGCTGAGTTGCAGCGTAATTAGCAGTCAGATGATAATCTTGACGTGCAACATTAACAAAATAGTGATTAATTAAGTATGAGTTGATGTCGATTGTGGAGGCGCCGGTGGAGATAAGAATCATAGGCAAAGGCAACCTCAAGCTTCTGGTCGGATGTTATTTCTTTCACATGACCAACTCCAGCAGCTGCTGCATGAACAAGGACCGTGTGCCCGGGTTCAACCTGTATATCAACACTAAAGTTAAGACAAAAAGTTTGAAATTCTTAAAAATTTGTAACATTAGAaataggaaatatgagagaccTGACAATCGTGTTGTGTTTGCCatattcgtgtcgttttcggAAGATACCAATATCTTAACGGATCATGACGTGTGACGTATCAAACCCGCTAAAATGAACTGATAATATGACTCGACCCAAACTCAACCGTTGCTCAATGTCAAGGATGCAATTGTAACGAAGCCATGTATATCCctcaaaataaaatatacatgGGTTCTTAAAATTAAACAGAAAAAGCAACGAAAAGGCCGGCTGGCAACCGACGGATTACATGAAGCAGATGGACCAAAATCAGAACAACAAAACGAGAACAACCGAGGTCCAATTTAATCCTTGGAATCCTATTTCCTTTGGAAGTATAATATTTTTGTGTATGAATAGGGCATGTAGGAGGCAGATCTCTCTTCCTGTCAAATAAAACCCCAACAGCAACTCCTGCCCTACCCAATCATGCCAAGGGAATCTATGGATCCAGGTCGGTTTTCTTATTAAAACTATTGATTtgattacataattttttttgtttagtttgtgttcAGTTAgtactttttaattttatatattttgtgatTAGGAGATAAAACACTGTTTATTTGTATATTTGTTTAGTTAGTGAAGTTGTGTACGCTGATCAAAGAATATAGGAACGTCGGTCTAATTCTTCATCATCAGCTCAGCTGACTAGTGTTTTTTATCTTTTGGTTCATGTCAGATTGGGCTGCGTTGTCTAGAGAGCTTTTAAATTTAGTTGTAGAGAGACTGGAGACGCCAAAAGAATTTAGCTTGGTTTGCGAGTCCTGGCGTTCGGCTGCAAAGGATATACAGACCCATCGTGCAGACACGACAACCCCAATGATCTTGATTTCTTCTCATACAGACAAAGATAAGTGGCATTTATACAATCCCTTGGATGACAAGGTTCGTAAAACCGAATGCAATTTGGGAAGACGTCAACGAATTTGTGGGTCTTCAAAAGGATGGTCAATGCGCTGTCAATGGACATCGAACTGTATCACTAATAAATCCTTTCCTTACCACTGAAAAGTCAATAGTTCGCCTTCCTCCATTGAACCCTCCAAAGTTGGGTCAGTTCAACATGAAAGTTATTATGTCTACCAGGCTACAATCTCAGCGGATCCAATATTAGATGCCGACAAGTTGACTGCATTGTTATGGTCATGTGTGAGATGTACAGTGCTTTTATTCGACTGAACAAAGACAGTACGTGGAGTTATGCCCATGAAACGGTTGACATACAACGGTGGTGATTGCTTCAAGATGTTGTATTTGGGCTGTCATTTGGTTGTGTATTTGTTTGGAATGTTTGATTTTTTGAGCAAGAAAAGCACCTTAATTTTGAGTCCGCAGTTGTTTTGTTGACGCTCCATAGATGTAaagaatttttgtttttcattacAAAATTTGAATGTGCAGAAGAAGAAACACCGCCAACTTGAATTTAGTATCTTACGACTATATGATTTCATAACTTTATTAAACTTATTTTTGAGATTAACTTTTTCATATTGAAATAGGATCCTCTCTTGATCCGTTCCATTCGGATTCTCCAAGTCCTCAATTCTGGAGCTTtagaatattaaaaataaaaaaaatcttggaTCACGAATTTTGTAGAGAGAAATAGAT from Malus domestica chromosome 01, GDT2T_hap1 includes:
- the LOC139190859 gene encoding heat shock 22 kDa protein, mitochondrial-like, which codes for MASSLALRRLFPNFKFLATDISLSRPNSIAVATRSGFAASRRYFSNPGGVDGDEDWYVRETDEGYYVRMEMEGLDKEDVKVSVNVEENTLSIKGEGGFCSFHHLPELCKTDGVKAEMKNGVLKVVVPKVREQDRAELIHVKVE